From the genome of Deltaproteobacteria bacterium, one region includes:
- a CDS encoding response regulator transcription factor, which translates to MAAIKVVIADDHALLRDGLRKILSVEKDILVVGEAADGDEIAKVVDKMKPDVLLLDLKMPKGDVVQNLLEIAARSPTTRVMILTAFSEEEHVLNAAKGGARGFVPKGVPAATLVQAIRSVHNGGVWIDKEIPGWQAFDEIAQAQQVQATQATPLLDDSISALTKREMEILKLVAKGLTNEEIGRNIFISEKTVKTHLTNIFDKLKVNNRFKAALILMGQAH; encoded by the coding sequence ATGGCAGCGATTAAAGTTGTAATTGCCGACGACCACGCTCTGCTCCGCGACGGCCTTCGCAAGATCCTTTCGGTAGAAAAAGACATTCTAGTCGTTGGCGAGGCAGCCGACGGTGATGAGATCGCTAAAGTCGTCGATAAAATGAAGCCTGACGTCTTGCTCTTGGACCTAAAGATGCCCAAAGGCGATGTGGTGCAAAATCTTCTTGAAATCGCGGCTCGAAGCCCGACGACGCGGGTGATGATTCTCACCGCGTTTTCAGAGGAAGAACACGTGCTGAATGCGGCCAAGGGCGGCGCCAGAGGTTTCGTTCCCAAAGGTGTCCCGGCAGCCACGCTCGTGCAAGCGATCAGGAGCGTCCACAACGGCGGGGTTTGGATCGACAAAGAGATTCCAGGCTGGCAGGCCTTTGATGAAATCGCCCAGGCTCAACAAGTTCAAGCAACCCAAGCGACGCCGCTGCTCGACGACAGCATTAGCGCGCTCACCAAGCGCGAGATGGAAATCCTCAAACTAGTCGCCAAAGGGCTGACCAATGAAGAAATCGGCAGGAATATTTTCATCAGCGAAAAAACCGTTAAGACACACCTGACCAATATTTTCGACAAGCTCAAAGTGAACAATCGCTTCAAAGCCGCGCTCATTCTGATGGGCCAAGCACACTAG
- a CDS encoding TraR/DksA family transcriptional regulator, whose protein sequence is MAKADPDKEKKQRREFLKRAAEMLEEMKRGLSKEMQGRVKGETEGIKDEGRDTYDLASDERDREINFILNDREREKVVAIDEALQRIKEKSYEICESCEGEIQLGRLKVLPFTRLCVKCQEENEKESKRQKTLDEERGYRRLVFTDFEEEGS, encoded by the coding sequence ATGGCTAAAGCGGATCCAGACAAAGAAAAAAAACAACGTCGCGAGTTTCTCAAGCGGGCCGCGGAAATGCTTGAGGAAATGAAACGCGGTCTCAGCAAAGAGATGCAGGGTCGTGTCAAAGGCGAGACCGAAGGCATCAAGGACGAGGGACGCGACACCTACGATTTGGCCAGCGATGAGCGCGACCGGGAAATCAATTTTATCCTCAATGACCGAGAACGGGAGAAAGTCGTCGCCATCGACGAAGCGCTGCAACGGATCAAGGAAAAGAGCTACGAGATTTGTGAAAGCTGCGAGGGGGAAATCCAACTCGGCCGGCTCAAGGTTTTGCCCTTTACCCGCCTGTGCGTGAAATGCCAGGAAGAAAACGAAAAGGAAAGTAAGCGGCAAAAAACACTCGACGAAGAACGCGGCTACCGCAGACTTGTGTTCACCGACTTCGAAGAAGAAGGCTCCTAG
- the rimO gene encoding 30S ribosomal protein S12 methylthiotransferase RimO has product MMMPAKQKFSIVSLGCARNLVDSEVMAGLLERNHYEIVQEPSDADVVLVNTCGFIGAAKEESVDTIVEMSRLKEEGKIKKLVVAGCLSQRYPDELASELPEVDLFIGTGEVPRIVEILRDHEVDAKLRQHVGVPNYIYDHATPRLRTTPSYTAYLKVSEGCDHKCAFCIIPKLRGPHRSRSIESVLDEASSLGRAGVKEINLIAQDLTAYGRDRKDGTTLYGLMKALDGIDEITWIRLLYSYPNFLDKPLLDLIRDSGKICKYVDIPFQHISRSLLQRMRRGKSGSAVREAVMKLRDAIPGLTLRTSLIVGFPGETEADFGELLDFVEETEFERLGVFKYSQEEGTAAAKFDGQVSEDEKEQRWQEVMDLQASVSRKKNQALIGTMQRVMIDGIDSDSGMLSGRTQAHAPEVDGVVLIANHDLPSVTDLPPEPGTMIDVKIIEAHDYDLTGEILHG; this is encoded by the coding sequence ATGATGATGCCGGCCAAGCAGAAATTCAGCATCGTCAGCTTGGGCTGCGCGCGAAATCTGGTCGACTCCGAAGTCATGGCTGGGCTGCTCGAAAGAAATCACTACGAGATCGTCCAGGAACCAAGCGACGCCGATGTCGTGTTGGTCAACACCTGCGGCTTCATCGGCGCGGCCAAAGAAGAATCCGTCGACACAATTGTCGAAATGAGCCGGCTCAAAGAAGAAGGTAAGATTAAAAAACTCGTAGTCGCCGGCTGCCTATCCCAGCGCTACCCCGACGAGCTCGCCAGTGAGCTACCCGAAGTCGACCTGTTCATCGGCACCGGTGAAGTGCCGCGCATCGTCGAAATTCTCCGCGATCACGAAGTCGACGCCAAGCTGCGCCAGCATGTCGGTGTGCCCAATTACATTTATGACCATGCGACGCCGCGGCTGCGCACCACGCCTTCCTACACGGCATATTTAAAAGTCTCGGAGGGCTGCGATCACAAGTGCGCCTTTTGCATCATCCCTAAACTACGCGGCCCGCACCGCAGCCGCTCCATTGAGTCGGTGCTCGACGAAGCCAGCTCGCTCGGACGCGCCGGGGTCAAGGAGATAAATCTCATCGCCCAAGACCTAACCGCCTACGGCCGCGACCGCAAAGACGGTACGACGCTCTACGGCTTGATGAAAGCGTTGGACGGCATCGACGAGATCACTTGGATTCGCCTGCTCTATTCGTACCCCAACTTTCTCGACAAGCCGCTGCTCGACCTGATCCGCGACAGCGGCAAGATCTGCAAATATGTCGACATCCCGTTTCAGCATATTAGCCGCTCCCTGCTTCAGCGCATGCGCCGGGGCAAGAGCGGCAGCGCCGTGCGCGAAGCGGTCATGAAATTGCGCGATGCAATCCCCGGACTAACGCTCAGAACCTCTTTGATCGTCGGCTTTCCTGGCGAGACTGAGGCGGATTTTGGCGAACTCCTCGACTTCGTCGAAGAGACTGAATTCGAACGGCTCGGAGTCTTTAAGTACTCCCAGGAGGAAGGCACTGCGGCGGCGAAATTCGACGGCCAAGTCAGCGAAGATGAAAAGGAACAGCGCTGGCAAGAAGTGATGGATTTGCAGGCCTCGGTGTCACGAAAAAAGAATCAGGCCTTGATTGGCACCATGCAGCGCGTTATGATCGACGGCATTGATTCGGACTCAGGCATGCTTTCCGGCCGGACCCAAGCCCACGCCCCGGAAGTTGACGGCGTCGTTCTGATAGCGAACCACGATTTACCGTCGGTAACGGACTTGCCGCCTGAGCCCGGAACCATGATCGACGTCAAGATCATAGAAGCGCATGACTACGATTTAACGGGTGAGATACTCCATGGCTAA
- a CDS encoding outer membrane lipoprotein carrier protein LolA produces the protein MREKLTMISKIKLLLAIILVAACGVNLSLAAESRSAEAVLDGLQKSYDATSDFVADFQQQTEVKTLNRTMKASGKLSFKRPGKMLWRYEDPKTQFVLTDGKHLYFYQPDQNQVIKSPLKNAFRGDIPLSFLLGLGNLKKDFNATLKASDDSQNVLRLEPKGEAGGYSEILVGVSKAASDIQWVSVRDAAGNLTTLRFSAMRKGVGVNDALFQVKIPDGADIVELGQ, from the coding sequence ATGCGCGAAAAATTGACGATGATATCTAAGATTAAATTACTTCTAGCCATCATCTTAGTGGCGGCTTGCGGTGTGAATCTCAGCCTGGCGGCGGAAAGCCGTAGTGCCGAAGCGGTGCTCGATGGCTTACAGAAAAGCTACGACGCGACCAGCGATTTTGTCGCCGACTTTCAGCAACAGACCGAGGTCAAGACGCTTAACCGGACCATGAAAGCGTCGGGTAAACTCTCGTTCAAACGGCCGGGAAAAATGCTCTGGCGCTACGAGGATCCCAAGACTCAATTCGTTTTAACCGACGGTAAGCATCTGTATTTTTACCAGCCCGATCAGAATCAAGTGATCAAAAGCCCGCTCAAAAACGCCTTTCGTGGCGATATCCCGCTGTCGTTTTTGCTCGGTCTGGGAAATTTGAAAAAAGACTTCAACGCGACGCTTAAAGCGAGCGACGACAGCCAAAACGTCTTGCGCTTGGAACCCAAAGGCGAAGCCGGCGGTTATAGCGAAATCCTCGTCGGCGTGAGCAAAGCCGCCTCGGATATCCAGTGGGTCAGCGTGCGCGACGCCGCCGGCAATCTGACCACGCTGCGCTTCTCCGCCATGCGCAAAGGCGTCGGCGTCAATGACGCGCTATTTCAAGTCAAAATTCCCGACGGCGCGGACATAGTCGAGCTCGGGCAATGA
- a CDS encoding DNA translocase FtsK, translating to MSVVIEKGRLNREIWGVLIGLTALLIAISLISFSVGDRSYNTPSGAVSTHNWGGFVGAFLADLLLQGLGLSSYLLPIFLCIAAAQLFRATYRGVVLSRAAGYLILLISVGVILSVVIDSESARDSGGIVGGFLKESVLVPLFGPLSATLIALFTLLLSIMLLTQNSLMDLLGHTKKSFFEFKKSLVPAVNDRIKEFKEKQEKRSGENTKKDKKDYVPPPIMVKDEVRDDLNIIKRPAKKPAMAPEQFRLPEVGEGYKLPPLELLDPPEGEQIKIDKETLHANSLILQKKLEDFGVEGEVVAVRPGPVITMYEFKPAAGVKVRRIVMLADDLAMALRAVSVRILAPIPGESVVGIEIPNPRREMVYLREVIEHDSYRDSDSKITLALGKDIGGTPFSTDLAKMPHLLVAGATGTGKSVSINAMILSILFKSSPQDVKFIMVDPKMLELTAYEDIPHQLVPVVTDPKKAAAALFWAVEEMDRRYRLMREKGARNIDNYNRTLEKESGNKKAVIDLTEAESLEELPPLSIGGTLQRNMPLVHAKMPRIVIIIDELADLMMTVGRDVEEYITRLAQKARAAGIHLILATQRPSVDVITGLIKANFPARISFQVTSRIDSRTILDSMGSEKLLGNGDLLFLPPGTARLTRVHGAFVSDQEVLRVMQFIKAQGRPVYRPEVLEAKKETEAAAAIDEEYDEMYDQAVAIVTETQQASISMVQRRLRVGYNRAARMIEQMERDRVVGPADGARPREVYARKIDDDI from the coding sequence ATGTCAGTAGTCATCGAAAAAGGCCGGCTCAATCGCGAAATCTGGGGCGTACTGATCGGTCTCACGGCGCTCTTGATCGCCATTAGCCTGATTTCTTTTAGCGTCGGCGATCGCTCCTACAACACGCCTTCAGGCGCCGTGAGCACGCATAACTGGGGCGGCTTTGTCGGCGCCTTTTTGGCCGACCTGCTGCTCCAAGGGCTCGGGCTGTCGTCTTATCTATTGCCGATCTTTCTCTGCATCGCCGCGGCGCAACTGTTTCGCGCGACCTATAGAGGCGTCGTGCTCAGCCGGGCGGCCGGTTATTTGATCTTGTTGATCAGCGTCGGCGTGATCTTGAGCGTGGTCATCGACAGCGAAAGCGCGCGCGACTCCGGCGGCATCGTCGGCGGCTTTTTGAAAGAAAGCGTGCTGGTGCCGCTGTTCGGCCCGTTGAGCGCGACTTTGATCGCGCTGTTCACCTTGTTGTTGTCGATCATGCTATTGACGCAAAACTCGCTGATGGATTTGCTCGGCCACACCAAGAAAAGCTTTTTCGAGTTTAAAAAATCTCTCGTGCCGGCGGTCAACGACCGAATCAAGGAATTCAAAGAGAAACAAGAAAAGCGCAGCGGCGAGAATACCAAAAAAGACAAAAAAGATTACGTGCCGCCGCCGATCATGGTCAAGGACGAGGTCAGGGACGATCTCAATATTATCAAACGGCCGGCGAAAAAACCGGCCATGGCGCCGGAACAGTTTAGGCTTCCTGAGGTCGGCGAAGGCTATAAGCTGCCGCCCTTGGAGCTGCTCGATCCGCCGGAAGGCGAACAGATCAAGATCGACAAGGAAACGCTGCATGCCAACTCACTGATCCTACAAAAAAAGCTTGAAGACTTCGGCGTCGAGGGCGAAGTCGTCGCGGTACGCCCTGGCCCAGTGATTACCATGTACGAGTTCAAGCCCGCCGCTGGCGTCAAAGTCCGGCGCATCGTCATGTTGGCCGACGATCTGGCGATGGCGCTGCGCGCGGTCAGCGTACGCATTCTAGCGCCGATCCCTGGCGAGTCGGTGGTCGGCATCGAGATTCCCAATCCGCGCCGTGAAATGGTTTATCTGCGCGAAGTGATCGAGCACGACTCCTACCGCGATTCCGATTCGAAAATCACCCTCGCCCTCGGCAAAGACATCGGCGGCACGCCGTTCTCCACCGACTTAGCGAAAATGCCCCATCTGTTGGTCGCCGGCGCTACCGGTACCGGCAAGTCGGTGTCGATCAACGCGATGATCTTGAGCATTCTCTTCAAGTCAAGTCCCCAAGACGTAAAATTCATCATGGTCGATCCGAAGATGCTCGAACTCACGGCTTACGAAGACATACCCCACCAGCTCGTGCCGGTGGTTACGGATCCAAAAAAAGCCGCCGCGGCATTGTTCTGGGCGGTGGAAGAGATGGACCGGCGCTATCGTCTAATGCGAGAAAAAGGCGCGCGCAACATCGACAACTATAACCGCACGCTGGAAAAAGAGAGCGGCAACAAAAAAGCCGTCATCGACTTGACCGAAGCCGAATCGTTGGAAGAATTGCCGCCGCTGTCCATCGGCGGCACGCTGCAGCGGAATATGCCGCTGGTTCACGCCAAGATGCCGCGCATCGTCATCATCATCGACGAATTAGCCGATCTGATGATGACCGTCGGCCGCGATGTCGAAGAATACATCACCCGCTTGGCGCAGAAAGCGCGCGCCGCTGGTATCCATTTGATCCTCGCCACGCAACGGCCGTCAGTGGATGTCATCACCGGTTTGATCAAAGCCAACTTTCCCGCGCGTATTTCTTTTCAGGTGACATCGAGAATCGATTCGCGCACGATTCTCGATTCCATGGGTTCGGAGAAACTTTTGGGCAACGGCGATTTGCTGTTTCTGCCGCCGGGCACCGCGCGCTTGACCCGCGTCCACGGCGCCTTCGTGTCGGACCAAGAAGTGCTCAGGGTGATGCAATTCATCAAGGCCCAAGGCCGGCCGGTCTATCGGCCGGAAGTGCTCGAAGCGAAAAAAGAGACCGAAGCGGCCGCGGCCATCGACGAAGAATATGACGAAATGTACGACCAAGCGGTGGCCATCGTCACCGAAACCCAGCAGGCGTCAATCTCTATGGTTCAGCGCCGATTGCGGGTAGGATACAATCGCGCCGCCCGGATGATCGAACAGATGGAGCGCGACCGGGTGGTCGGACCGGCGGACGGCGCTCGCCCCCGTGAAGTTTATGCGCGAAAAATTGACGATGATATCTAA
- a CDS encoding ribonuclease J, which produces MDPVRIIPLGGLGEFGLNMMLIEYGDAAIAVDCGLMFPEANLLGIDLVIPDVSYLLENSDKLKAIVLTHAHEDHVGALPYILKHLDVPIYGSRLTLGLLANKLTEHNLEDSAEVHEIAAGQPWDIAPFRLEGIRVTHSLMDCLALAIETPVGTIIHTGDFKIDNTPMEGEMFDFQRFAAYGEKGVLLLLSDSTNVERPGHTPSERTVAPELERIIQNSAGKVLVSTFSSSIPRIQQIIDISEMCDRRVVLSGRSMIRNSQVAADLGYLHLPRNFMTESERWQDLPADKLTFLTTGSQGEPMSALHRIALNDHKTIKVEAGDTVILSSKFIPGNEKTISNLINHLYRRGAAVHYEKVSEIHVSGHASQEELKTMLQLTRPRYFVPIHGEYRHLVRHRRLAQDVGLPEENLFLLEDGDVLELTAKSAKKVKPIQVGRVFVDGKGVGDVGDVVIRDRRHLSEGGMVLAVMAIHQQSGELVAGPELISRGFMLAEASEEVMESAKREVLLALNNMNHETRTDPTELKEEVRKVLRRFFRKKLERHPLVLPYIIET; this is translated from the coding sequence ATGGATCCAGTACGAATCATACCGCTGGGCGGCCTCGGCGAGTTCGGCCTCAACATGATGCTGATCGAATACGGCGACGCGGCCATCGCCGTCGACTGTGGCTTGATGTTTCCCGAAGCCAATCTACTCGGCATCGATTTGGTCATTCCCGATGTCAGCTACTTGCTCGAAAACAGCGACAAGCTCAAAGCGATCGTTCTCACTCACGCCCATGAGGATCATGTCGGCGCGCTGCCGTATATTTTGAAACATCTCGACGTGCCGATTTACGGCTCGCGGCTGACCCTCGGTTTGCTGGCAAATAAGTTAACCGAGCACAACCTCGAAGATAGCGCCGAAGTGCATGAGATCGCCGCCGGCCAGCCTTGGGACATCGCGCCGTTTCGCTTGGAAGGTATCCGGGTCACCCATAGTTTGATGGACTGTCTAGCGCTGGCGATCGAAACTCCGGTGGGAACGATCATTCATACCGGCGATTTCAAAATCGACAACACGCCCATGGAAGGCGAGATGTTCGACTTCCAACGCTTCGCCGCCTACGGCGAAAAGGGCGTGCTGCTGTTGCTCTCGGACTCCACCAATGTCGAACGGCCGGGCCATACGCCGTCCGAGCGTACCGTGGCGCCCGAGCTGGAGCGGATCATTCAAAACAGCGCCGGCAAAGTGTTGGTGTCGACTTTTTCATCGAGCATCCCGCGAATCCAGCAGATCATCGACATCTCAGAAATGTGCGACCGGCGCGTCGTGCTCAGCGGCCGCAGCATGATTCGCAATAGCCAGGTCGCCGCCGACTTGGGATATCTCCATCTGCCGCGTAATTTTATGACCGAGAGCGAGCGCTGGCAAGATTTGCCGGCGGACAAATTGACGTTTCTCACCACCGGCAGCCAAGGCGAACCGATGTCGGCGCTGCACCGCATCGCCCTGAACGATCACAAGACGATCAAAGTCGAGGCCGGCGACACCGTGATTCTCTCGTCAAAATTTATCCCCGGCAACGAAAAGACGATTTCGAATTTAATCAATCATCTATACCGGCGCGGCGCGGCGGTGCACTACGAGAAGGTTTCGGAAATCCATGTTTCGGGCCACGCCAGCCAAGAAGAATTGAAAACCATGTTGCAGCTCACTCGGCCGCGCTACTTCGTGCCGATCCACGGCGAGTATCGCCACCTGGTGCGCCACCGCCGCTTGGCCCAGGATGTCGGCCTGCCGGAAGAGAACCTGTTTCTGCTCGAAGACGGTGACGTGCTGGAGCTCACCGCCAAGAGCGCAAAGAAAGTTAAACCGATCCAAGTCGGCCGGGTGTTTGTCGACGGCAAAGGGGTCGGCGATGTCGGCGATGTGGTGATCCGCGACCGGCGCCACCTTTCCGAAGGCGGCATGGTGCTGGCGGTGATGGCTATCCATCAACAGTCGGGCGAATTGGTCGCCGGCCCGGAGCTGATCTCACGCGGCTTCATGCTCGCCGAAGCGAGCGAGGAAGTTATGGAGAGCGCCAAGCGCGAAGTGCTCTTGGCGTTGAACAACATGAACCACGAAACCCGCACCGATCCCACCGAGCTAAAAGAGGAAGTGCGCAAAGTGTTGCGCCGTTTTTTCCGCAAAAAACTCGAACGCCACCCGTTGGTGCTGCCGTATATTATCGAAACCTAG
- a CDS encoding 1-acyl-sn-glycerol-3-phosphate acyltransferase → MLYFFQLTFLALITVLLSLATILFGLFEAHGKRIYGINRLWTWLILRVGGISLKVEGLDNIDPQRPYIFIVNHQSNIDIPVLVQALRPFQLRWLAKKELLRVPFFGWAMWAAKHVTVDRKDPRDALKSLARAKERLAAGISLVVFPEGTRSRTGALQRFKKGGFLLAVQTQTPVVPIAISGSGALLPADSWRLGSGIVKVVIEKPVAVEGFRPGNLRLLSNQVRDVIAGHLNHSIELARRDGESIEPSEPLRVRHQAMEKQGI, encoded by the coding sequence ATGCTATATTTCTTCCAGCTGACGTTTCTCGCGCTGATCACTGTTTTACTTTCGCTAGCGACGATTTTATTCGGATTATTTGAAGCGCACGGCAAACGCATCTACGGCATCAATCGGCTGTGGACCTGGTTGATCCTGCGCGTCGGTGGGATTTCGTTGAAAGTCGAGGGATTGGACAACATCGATCCGCAGCGCCCATATATTTTCATCGTCAATCACCAGAGCAACATCGACATACCGGTGTTAGTGCAGGCGCTGCGGCCGTTTCAACTGCGCTGGCTGGCTAAGAAAGAATTGCTCCGCGTACCGTTTTTTGGCTGGGCCATGTGGGCGGCCAAGCATGTGACCGTGGACCGCAAAGATCCGCGGGACGCGCTCAAAAGCTTAGCCCGGGCCAAGGAGCGCTTGGCGGCGGGCATTTCTCTGGTTGTTTTCCCTGAAGGCACGCGCAGCCGCACCGGCGCGTTGCAGCGCTTTAAAAAAGGCGGCTTTCTGCTCGCCGTGCAAACCCAGACGCCGGTCGTGCCCATCGCTATCAGCGGCAGCGGCGCGCTGTTGCCCGCGGACAGCTGGCGCCTAGGCTCGGGAATCGTCAAAGTCGTAATCGAGAAGCCTGTGGCAGTCGAAGGGTTTCGTCCAGGGAATCTCCGTTTGTTGTCCAATCAAGTGCGCGATGTGATCGCCGGCCATTTGAATCATTCAATCGAGCTGGCCCGCAGAGATGGCGAATCCATCGAGCCGTCTGAGCCATTGAGGGTGCGCCACCAGGCGATGGAGAAACAGGGTATTTAA
- a CDS encoding single-stranded DNA-binding protein: protein MSVNKVILVGRLGKDPEVRFTNTGSAVGNFSIATSEIWNDREGKRQERTEWHNIVVWGKQAEHCGQYLAKGREVYVEGSIRTRSYDDKNTGAKRYITEIVAQRIQFLGGGGGARTAPAADAGHADDMSMASGMGGGQAPADDDIPF, encoded by the coding sequence ATGTCCGTCAACAAAGTGATTTTGGTCGGCCGTTTGGGCAAAGATCCGGAAGTGCGCTTTACCAACACCGGTAGCGCGGTGGGAAATTTTTCCATTGCTACCTCGGAGATTTGGAACGACCGAGAGGGCAAACGCCAAGAGCGCACCGAGTGGCACAACATCGTGGTATGGGGCAAACAGGCCGAGCATTGCGGCCAATATTTGGCGAAGGGCCGTGAAGTGTATGTCGAAGGCAGCATTCGCACGCGCAGCTACGACGACAAAAACACCGGCGCAAAACGCTACATTACCGAAATCGTCGCCCAGCGCATTCAATTCTTGGGCGGCGGAGGGGGCGCGCGCACGGCGCCCGCAGCTGACGCCGGCCACGCCGACGATATGAGCATGGCGAGCGGTATGGGCGGCGGCCAAGCGCCGGCGGACGACGATATTCCGTTTTGA